From the Octopus sinensis linkage group LG28, ASM634580v1, whole genome shotgun sequence genome, one window contains:
- the LOC115225612 gene encoding histone-lysine N-methyltransferase SETMAR-like — protein sequence MDNQKFYIHFVMLFLKKKCENAANTFKNICKVCDDAAGESTVRSWFAKFKTGEFSLEDDSRSGRSSKLDVDVLKAKIEENSNIKTRDLAEELKVLQSMADEHLVKLGYISCYNVMGPSQTLRKELLGAVFCL from the coding sequence atggataaccaaaaaTTTTATATTCACTTTGTAATGCTTTTCttaaagaaaaaatgtgaaaatgcTGCAAACACTTTCAAAAACATTTGTAAAGTTTGTGATGATGCTGCAGGTGAATCAACTGTTCGAAGCTGGTTTGCGAAATTTAAAACTGGAGAGTTTAGCTTGGAAGACGACAGTCGCAGTGGAAGATCTTCAAAATTGGATGTGGatgttttgaaggcaaaaatcgaagaaaactccAATATCAAGACTAGAGATCTTGCAGAGGAGTTGAAAGTTCTTCAAAGTATGGCTGATGAACACCTTGTGAAGCTAGGATACATTTCTTGCTATAATGTAATGGGTCCCTCACAAACtctcagaaaagaattgcttgGAGCAGTATTCTGTTTGTAA